The Acidithiobacillus thiooxidans ATCC 19377 DNA window GGGCTTCCTGCATGTGGCCGGAAGACACCCCATGCAGATAGAGCCAAGGTACTGTAGCGGCTACCGTTCGTGATTTGCGTACATACGGAGGCGCCAGTACCGAATTGAATTTGATCCCCGATCCTGAGCGGTCCCGCACCTTGGGTACTTTGACGGGTACCGGACCCAGAGCGGTCATGATCTCGCGCTCCGGCAGATGCCCATTACGCACGACCGCCTGACGCCCATCAACCATCCGCACTGTCGCAAATTCTTCCAGCAATACCGCCACCTCTGCCTCTATGGCCTGCTCAATCAGAGAGCGTGCCGCGCGTCGAAGTATCCCTTCAATGCCCAGACCCAACTCTCCCATCCCACCTGCTATTACGGTATTCTTTTCCACGGCGTACTCCTTATGTTGCTCTTTGAGTCGGAAACCCTTTGTAGCAACAGTACGCCACCTCATTCAAGCCAGTTGTAACGCGCCCGTACACCACTTTCGAGCATAGCTCGCAAGTCATCGGCCATTGCCGACGTTAAGAAGGCTGACCTTGGCTGCGCATCTTCTGATGGTGGTAGTGCTCCAGCAGCACATTGAAGGTCGAGAACGTCATGGGAATCGATAGCCTCGTCCTCACCTCAGTAAGCGATTGCACCCCTTCCAATAGGACGTCGAGCTGGGCCACGCTCGCGGAAGCGGCATTGAGCGGATGGGCGTTGATGTGTTGGCCTGCCGCCTCAAGCAGGCGTGTCTCCTCCTGAAACAAGCGCAGATTTGTGTTGAATTCCGCGACTTGCCTTTTTTTCGTATAGCCGGGATCGCAGGTGAATTGAGCCGACAACAATGCGTTATAGACGTTCCTAAGCATCGACCGATCTTGGAGCGCGCCGTGATCCAACAGGGTCGCGGTGAGGCGCGTGATGTGCCGGTCTCGAAGCTCAAGCCTTGTCCCATCGTGGAAATGTATCGAGCCCGCACTCCGCAAAATCCGCTCATGCCTGAGAGCCTGCGCTTGAGGCGCAAACAAACCACTCGCAAAATCGAGTAACGCATCGCCCTGCATGCCGGTCATGGCGCCCCTGGTCAGCGCCTTAGCTTTGCACTCGACAAGGATGATATTTTCCTCATCCTCGAAAACGAGATCGCACTCGCCGGCACCTTGTTCACCCAGATCATAGAGCGCGTTCTCGAAGCTCGGTTGAAAGCCGTGTTTGGCGAATAGGTATTTCGTCAGCCGCTCTGCTGCATTGCCTCTCAGGCTAGCGATTTCCTGGTCGGTCTTGATGATTTTCCAAGCTGTGAATGTGGCTTCGAACAGGGCTGGGCCCAATACCGAGGCCGCCGGCAGAACGACGCTGTCTTCCTTGAGCAAAATGAGTGGCTTGAAGATTACGTCAGGACCCGCAGCTCCAAAGGGAGAGCGATAGTATTTGTTGGCCTCTCCCTCTCTATACGCGAAGAACTGTAACATGGATTTGAAAAGCCCCAGGTCGAAGCCGGTTGCAACCAAAGCGGCGATCGGTACGACCTGAGTGCCCGGTCTGGCATGAGCTTTGAGAACCCGAGCCAGCTGCACCGCATCCGCAACATTCCAGCCGAGCCGTTGTTTCATGCAGACATCGAAGCTTTCGCCGAAAAAAACGGTGAGAAACTCGGGCGTGAAGCTGAGATGCCACTGACGAAGAGAGAAGCAGTGGTCGTAGTGAGCAACCTCTCGCAGTCCATCCTCCAAGGCTTGGGCATTCAAACCCAGAAAAGCAAATTGTGAATAGGGTTCGAGATCGAGCATCGCCACGAGATCACGCGCCAGGCTGACGGCCTTGTCCCAGAAGCGCTTGGGATTGTGGACATTGGTTCCTTGGGCCGGTAGCTTGACAGCAATGTTATAGAGCAGTCCAATCGGCAACTCCGGCGGTCGGTCGCCAAACCCTATGACGTATTTCCTGCCAAATAAAATTTGCTCGTACTCGTAGGGGTGGACATTAAGGGCAACCTGCATGATGTTCGAGAGCGCATTGAGGCAGCCTAGGACACGGAGGCATTTCTGAATTTGGCCGACGATGTTCTCGGTAACCTCATCCCTGATCTGGTATCGCCCTGAGCGAATTGAAAAGTCGTAGCCGAGCCGTTTGATCCGAGTCGCTGCGCCCGCAACTGCTGTCGTGCGAGCATTCTGGAATGGAAATCGCTTGAGGACCGTGAAGGCGCGTCCGATGAGCATGGCTTCCAGCCAGGCCGACTCATGGTCGAGTGTCCTCACGAAGGCGGTGACTTGCGGAGAAGGGGGTGCGCCTGGTTGAACGGGCCCGGACGGAATCCTCTTTCCGTCGGGCTGAGCTATCCCGGGCAGGCAAGCGGCAATGTTGTTGAGTGCCTCGGCGATCGGTATGCTCACCATATCCAGCACATTAGCCAAAAAAAAATGATTGGCTAGGGCGCGCACGGTGCCAACCGTTTGACCCGTATTGTCCAATATGATCAATAAATCGAAGAGGTGATCCGATGCTTGTTGAAGGCTCTGATAGGCTTCCAAAGCCTCATTCGCGGCGGCTTCATCTGCCATTGGCACGGCTGTGACGGAATCTTGAAAAATTTCTCTTAGCTTTTGTGCCCGATCGTCCAGGTCCTGCAAGCGGGTCTCCTTGAGGCGGGATGTTTCATGATGGGCGGTGCCAGAAATTTAAACGGGCACCCCACAGTGGCTATAGCAAAGCATTTTGAATCAGCTACTCAGTATCAAAGGCTTTCCGGCGGATTACTATGTGCAGCAGTCCTTCGGATGGTTGCAGCCAAGGGAATGATTAGCGACCGACCGTCCCTGATCAATAATAGTCTTTCCCAGGCTATCTGGGAATGTCAGCCTTGTCCAATATGAAATGAGTCTGAAGGGTGGAACGTGTTTCTAACATGAAATGCGTCTGGAGTGAGCTGCAACGGAATTGGGTTCCGTTCATGATGGAGGGATGAAAGCCATCATGAAACTTGAAGAGTTAAAAACGATTGAACAACTCGAGACCTTTCTGTCCGGTACCCAGGCGGTGGCCTTTTCGGTCATGGGCGACAAGGACACTTGCTACCGCTGGATTCAGGGGGAACTGGTCAAGTTCCGGTATGTGACGTTGCCCCGCCCCGCCAGAGGGGTGGTGATCCGCTATCTGATGAAGGTCAGTGGTTACTCCCGTCAGCAGATCACCCGGCTGATTGCCCAGTATCGCCAACACGGTCGGTTACAGCGCCGCCAGCGCACGGTGGCTGGTTTCCAGCACCAGTACACCGCCGAGGATATCCGCCTGCTGGCGGCGATGGATGAGCGCCACGACACGCCCTGCGGTCAGGCCATCAAGAAGCTGTGTGAACGGGCCTGCACGGTCTTCGGTCAGGCCGAGTACGAGCGGCTGGCCGCGATCTCCGTGAGCCACCTGTATAACCTGAGAAAATCCACCACCTACACCTGCCAGCGCTGCCACTTTGCAAAGACCCGACCCAAAGCATCAACCATCGGCGAGCGGCGCAAACCCCAGCCCAACGGCCAGCCCGGCTATATCCGCATCGACACGGTCCATCAAGGCGACCTGGACAAACAGAAAGGCGTGTATCACATCAACGCGGTGGATGAACACACCCAGTTCGAGATCGTCGTGAGCGTCGAGAAAATTAGCGAGCACCACCTTATTCCAGCTCTGGAGCAGCTGTTGGACAGTTTCCCCTTTACCGTGCTCGGCTTCCACTCCGACAACGGCTCGGAATACATCAACAGACGGGTCGCTGGGCTGCTGGAGAAACTGCGCATCGAGTTCACTAAGTCCCGCTCACGTCATTCCAATGACAACGCCCTGGCCGAAAGCAAAAACGGCACTGTGGTGAGAAAGCTGTTCGGGTACAGCCATATTCCTCAACGCTGGGCGGCACTGATCAACGCCTTCAACCAACAGCACCTCAATCCCTATATCAACTTCCACCGTCCCTGCTTCTTCCCGGAAACCCACACTGATGCCAAAGGCAAACAACGTAAACTCTACCCCTATGAGAACATGATGACGCCTTATGACAAGCTCAAATCATTGCCCCAGGCAGAAAGCTATTTGAAACCCGGCGTAACCTTTGAAATACTCGACCAGCTCGCTTACCAGATCAGCGACAACCAGGCGGCGGACCAGCTCCAGAAGGCCCGTCAAAGACTATTCAAAACGATCCATGGACGGCCACCGAAAACCGGTTGACAGGGCATTCTCTACAACCACTTCCCAGACTCATTTATGGATTGGAAAATACTTGTCTGCTCCCGCTACCCTAATGCCGTAGGGCCCCGGCCCTGACGGTCGGCAGTCTACTGATATTACTCCTCCCCAAGCTGGCTAGGAACGACCACTCCCGCTGCTTACCAGTAGTTCATGTATGGTGTACCCGTCCCTCAGCACTAACCGAAGAGATTTCTTCTTTCTTTATTCCAGCGTTACCGCAGCCAATTCCGCCCATCGTGTCGTGTAGGCAGGATATTTATTCTCCCTTTTCATGGCCCATTCCATGGGTGCCTTGGTTCCGGCTATGCCCGGCTGCAGGCTGCCTCTGCCAAAGCGGACATTGATCTGGTCCATGGTTGCCATCAACTGATTGGCACGATTCTCGGCTGCTGTATCCTGGAATAAATTGATCTGTACATTTTCTACCGACTGGATGGCCATGAGATGCACCCCTGCTTTGGCACCAGTTCGAGACTGAGATCCGGAGCCTTATATGGACAGCGAAGCACGTTGTGTGCAGTGGTTTCGGGACTGTGTAGCTTATTCTGAACGATTATGTGCTTACCTATTCCTCTAGTCCTATGATCCATCCATCTTTTTCTGGATAGGACTGGGCTGCAACAGGTAAAAAAAGGGGGCCAAAGCCCCCTAAGAAAAGTACAAAAGTTAAGCTGCACCTACTTTGCCTGTAGCCTCCACGTCCGCCCCAGGGAGCTGGATTTGTTCGACGGTCCATCCTTTGGTTCGGTCCGGAGAAGCCGTCAGACGAATTCGTATGGTCACCGCCGTTGTGTCAATTATCGTTGAACCAGTTTCTGTCGCAACCAATGCCCCCGGACAAATTTCGACCTCAAACAGAGACACAAATCTGCTTGTTTTCCCCAGCGCTATGATCTTGGGGAATATCCTGGAAAGCACTGCTCGAATTCGCGCGGGGTCGAGTCTGCTATCAAATAGCTGGGTAGCCGCGTTTCTCGGATTAAAATTCAATTGTTTTGCGATTACCACCTTGTCTATCTGGTCCTCCTCCTCCCGGATTCTCTTGTACTGAATTTCAAGCATTTTCCACGATCCATACAAGCTGGTAATGCGTTTTTCAAGATTGTCTTCGTGTCCAATGGTTTTCAACAAATCCAGTGCCCTGGAATAAGTTATCTCCGCTTGGTCACACTCTTGCTTGAGTTTACTAAGCTCTTGTAGTCTGTTGCCCGACAACTTTGCTCGCAGCCGATCCCGGAACTCTTTCTGTATCTGAGGATTTTCCAGGATCTGATTCAGGACGAATTTGAGCATGGCCTCAATTCCCGCACGCGCCGTGTGTCCCACACCTACGCTTTTGAGGTGATGTCCGACTGTTCCCCGCTGCGCGCAACTCGCACAATAAAATGCCTGTACAAATTTCCCGTCTTTTCCTTTTCCAGACAATGACAGCTTCGTCCCGCATTGCGAGCAGGTAATCAGTCCCGAAAAAGGATTATTACCACCCCCGTACATAGCTTTTGATCCTGTGCTCCGATTGCAAGCCGTCCAGGTTTCATCGTCGACCATCCGCAGGTTCGGTCTATCAAAAAGTAAAATCGCTGGACCCTGATTTCTCCCAGCAGTTGCTGCTGATGATGAAAGTTCGCTATCCCTGCCGACGAAAATCCCTCGGAAAATCTGATTTGATAATAAGCGGTTGACAGTTCCGGGGCGCCAGAACGCGATCGAGTCCGGTTTTTTTGCCGCGCGGGGAGGCGGGATCCGCTGGCGATTTAGTGTCGCGCAAATCTGGTTTAGACTGCGCCCTGACTTTCGCAGATTAAATATGGTCTTGACTACATTGGCCTGCTCCGGGTCAATGATCCAACGCATTCCCGTATGCTGTTCTCCAGGCATGGCGGGTTGCCCCTCTTGCCCCACTCTCATGGTGTTATAACCATATGGCGGTGAAGCAACGTCATAACCCCGCTCAAGCTGCCCACGCATTCCTCTTTTTACCCGGAATGCTGTTTCACGGAGAAAATGTTCAGCAATAACCGCTGTTATTTCAACGCCGAAGCGCCAGTTCGGATTCAGAGAGTCTTTCCCGTCGACCGTGAGAAGCCGCACACCCGTTTTCGTGATCCGGTCATTGAGTCGGCTGATTTCGGCTATGCTTCTGCTTAGCCGGCTTAACTCGTCTACAATCAAACATTGAAATTGCCCGGCCATCCAGGCCGCCAGCAATTGTGCGTACCCGACTCTTTGTGCTGTTTTAGCTGAACTCCCAGAAATAGCGGAGTCCGAAAAAATAAGGTTGTCAGGAACAGTATAATTGTGACGTTCGGCAAACTCTTTACAGCGCCGAATCTGGTCGTCGATAGAGGTTTCCCTCTGGTTATCCGTACTGTAACGGGCATATATAGCTGCAGTTGGCATGTTGCCTCCAAATGTTGTGTCGTGAGTGAATGCGGGGGGCGATGGATGCAAAGAGGCACCCCTGTTATTGCCACCCAAGAAATATAGGAACCGCAATCGCAAAATGGATAAGTGATCGATCCAAGATTTTGTAGGTCCTGATCAATATAGCGACGGTGGCCACCGTTTTACGCGGACCAGGTCTTTGCGATCACGGTGACTATATT harbors:
- a CDS encoding DDE-type integrase/transposase/recombinase — encoded protein: MKAIMKLEELKTIEQLETFLSGTQAVAFSVMGDKDTCYRWIQGELVKFRYVTLPRPARGVVIRYLMKVSGYSRQQITRLIAQYRQHGRLQRRQRTVAGFQHQYTAEDIRLLAAMDERHDTPCGQAIKKLCERACTVFGQAEYERLAAISVSHLYNLRKSTTYTCQRCHFAKTRPKASTIGERRKPQPNGQPGYIRIDTVHQGDLDKQKGVYHINAVDEHTQFEIVVSVEKISEHHLIPALEQLLDSFPFTVLGFHSDNGSEYINRRVAGLLEKLRIEFTKSRSRHSNDNALAESKNGTVVRKLFGYSHIPQRWAALINAFNQQHLNPYINFHRPCFFPETHTDAKGKQRKLYPYENMMTPYDKLKSLPQAESYLKPGVTFEILDQLAYQISDNQAADQLQKARQRLFKTIHGRPPKTG
- a CDS encoding DUF4113 domain-containing protein, with protein sequence MAIQSVENVQINLFQDTAAENRANQLMATMDQINVRFGRGSLQPGIAGTKAPMEWAMKRENKYPAYTTRWAELAAVTLE
- a CDS encoding recombinase family protein gives rise to the protein MPTAAIYARYSTDNQRETSIDDQIRRCKEFAERHNYTVPDNLIFSDSAISGSSAKTAQRVGYAQLLAAWMAGQFQCLIVDELSRLSRSIAEISRLNDRITKTGVRLLTVDGKDSLNPNWRFGVEITAVIAEHFLRETAFRVKRGMRGQLERGYDVASPPYGYNTMRVGQEGQPAMPGEQHTGMRWIIDPEQANVVKTIFNLRKSGRSLNQICATLNRQRIPPPRAAKKPDSIAFWRPGTVNRLLSNQIFRGIFVGRDSELSSSAATAGRNQGPAILLFDRPNLRMVDDETWTACNRSTGSKAMYGGGNNPFSGLITCSQCGTKLSLSGKGKDGKFVQAFYCASCAQRGTVGHHLKSVGVGHTARAGIEAMLKFVLNQILENPQIQKEFRDRLRAKLSGNRLQELSKLKQECDQAEITYSRALDLLKTIGHEDNLEKRITSLYGSWKMLEIQYKRIREEEDQIDKVVIAKQLNFNPRNAATQLFDSRLDPARIRAVLSRIFPKIIALGKTSRFVSLFEVEICPGALVATETGSTIIDTTAVTIRIRLTASPDRTKGWTVEQIQLPGADVEATGKVGAA